Genomic DNA from Candidatus Paceibacterota bacterium:
ACTCCATTGATGATTAATCACTTCACCTTTGTATTTTATATTGCCAAAATTACTGCTGAATTCATTACCTACGACAACATATTCATATTCATACAAGAAAGCCGATAAAATTCCTAAAAATGCAAAAACTGCTGAAACTGGAATATGTCCATTATAAGATCCTTCATATTCCTTAAAAATTTTTGGGTCGAGAATTCTTTTTATGATAAACGAAGACTTATTGGATTCTTCAATAATTCTATTAGAAATCAAATCGGGACGCCCTGCTTCAACTAAGAATAAAGAAGTCTTAAAATTCTTTAAAAGTTCCATGGCAACAATAGAATCTTTGCCACCACCTATTCCAAGTAAAATAGAATTATTTGTTTCTATACGTACAGTTTTAGTCTTTTTATTTTTATATGGAAACTTTGCTAGTTTTTGAGAATCTAGTTTATTTCTATATAAAAATTCTCCAAGGCCTTTCTGATAAACAGTATTCCAAAACTCAGCTTCTTCTTTCGAAAGTTCAAAAAGGGTTGAAATTTTTGGTGGACAATATAATTTATAATAACTGATCCCTAAAATTAAACTCAAAGGCTCAAGAAACTTATGAATCTCTTTTTTTTTTAGATTCTTTGAAATCTTAGGTAAAATTATGATTTCAGAGAAATTTATAGGTTCACAATTATAAAATTCTATGCTGTATTTAAAGATTATTTCTGCCCTTTCTGAATAAATCTGATAACCAATAAACTTAAAAGTTTTAGCTTTTGGAGCCATAAAACCATATTAGCATAAGATTTATTGAAATGCTTTCTTAAGCTCTTCCATATCATCAAAATGATGTTTTATTCCTTTTATTTCTTGATAGTCCTCGTGTCCTTTGCCGGCGGAAAGTATAATGTCACCCACTTTCGCAATTCTAACTGCTTCCTTTATTGCTTCATGTCGATTAGTTATAGTTTTTACTTTTTCTAAAAGTTCGGGAGATAAGCATTCTTTCATTTGTTCAATGATTTTGTCTGGATCTTCGCTTCTAGGATTGTCAGAAGTAAAAATTGCAATATCAGAAAGCGTTGCCCCGATATGACCCATGATTCTTCTTTTTGTCGAATCTCTGTCGCCTCCACATCCAAATATAGAAATTACCTTGCCCTCTTTTGGTTTTATCTCTTTTATAGCCATCAAAATTTTCTCTAAAGCATCGGGCGTATGCGCATAATCCACAATTACTGAAACTCCATTCGGAGACACAAAATGCTCAAAACGTCCACGGGGAGGCTCAATATTTTCTAAAATCTTTTTTACTTTATCCATATCAAAACCCAAGAGTTCACTCGCACTCCACACTGAGAGTAAGTTGTAAGCATTAAACTTACCAAGAAGTTTTGAACTAACTTCTATTCCATTAAAATTCAAAACCGAACCGGAAAAATCTATTTTAGAAATTTCTCCGTGAAAATCTTCTCCGCCTTTGAATCCATAAGATACTTTCCCAGTTTTTATTTCTTCAAGCATCCTCTCTCCGTATTCATCGTCAGTATTAGAAAGGGCAAAAGCGTGAAGTGGAAGCATCTTAAAGAATTTCTTTTTTGCTCCAAAATAATTCTCAAAATTTTTATGATAATCTAAATGATCGTGAGTCAGATTGGTAAAAATTCCTCCGGCAAAATTTATTCCTGCTACTCTTTTTTGATCAAGCGCATGCGAACTCACTTCCATAAATACATATTCGCACCCTTTCTCTGACATTTTATTTAATAATTTATATAAATTTATCGGGTCAGGGGTCGTTCCCGGTACTGGTCTGCCTTCTTCGGAAAGAACCACGTCTCCATTTATTATATTTTCTACAGTACTAATAAGACCTGCTTTATAGCCAAGACCTATCGCTATTTTATAAAGAAGGGTAGCTGTGGTCGTTTTGCCATTTGTCCCCGTTACCCCAGCAATCTTCATTTTTTTAGAAGGATTGCCATAAAAATGCATCCCTGCCAATAATGCAATTCCCCGCCTCTTTAATTTTAGATTTTTAACTATGTTTTGCATTAGTGGATACGTTCTCTTTTTTCTTCTCCAGTGGGACAATTTTGTAGTATTTATTTATATATAAAAGATCGCTCATGACTTTGCGGATAGAATCAAGCTGTAACGCTCGCATTTCAGGAGTAACATTTTCGTTTTTTATAGTCTCTTCAAAAAAACGCAGAATGCTTGTGAGCGTTGTCGTATAATCTCCAGCCTTTAAATGAAAAACCAAGCTCTTGTGATCAGAAGCTTGCTCTAATTCAAGTGAATATGTATTATTTGACCCATCTTTTGTAATTAAATATTTAGAAACCTGAATATTATATGATTGATTCGCCATATTTCTATTGTAACATAATACTTTTTGATAAGAATTGTGGATAAATAAATTTTTTATTTTGGTTTTATTAAAATTTCTTGTTCAATTTTTTTAAATCTTTCAATCTCCTTCCCGTCCAATACAATATTTTCTAAAAACATATGCTTTGGCCGAGCCCAAATACCTCCATCTTCTAAATGCATATAAATAACTAAATGTTCTTGATTCTCACTGTGCACTGCCTCAAAGAGAACCCTAACTTTTGTTCCCTTATAATGTTCATAAATTCCTCCGATTTCTAAATTTTTCATAGATATATAATACCCCAAAATCAACTTATTACAAAAATAGACGACCGCATTATTTTATAGTATTACCATTATTTTAGACCAAAGTGTTTTCGTAGATTTTCGTCATAATCGAGCTTTTCTACCACCATATATCTTATATTTTTACCAAAAGACAAATCGGTTTTTAAGAGCTCAATAAATTCTGCACAGTTATATGGATAAATCCAAACGCTACGTTGAAGTTGAATAAAACCAAAATCTTTTATTTCTAAGCGTAAAAGATTTCTTTTAGATCTGGCATTTTCCCAAACATCAAAAATGACTACTCTCCACTTGCCATCCCATTTAGTATTTTTCTTTTTCTCTTTAATTTGATAATAAAGGAGTTTTCGTTTTCCTTTTTCAGTCAAACGTAAAAACTGTTTCCCGTTTTCTGTTTCTATTTTAAGCAATCCATCTTTCACAAGTTTTTGTGCTTTTTGATTTAAATAATATTTAAGATTATATTTTTTCTTTTGTTTTAAAAATGGTTTTAAAATTTGTAAAGCATTGGGCGCCAACACCACAATTGATAAAACCCCTACGGTAGCAACCGTCATTAAAATAATTTTTTTAAAATCAATCTTTTTATCCATAATTTCATTATACTACAAAAGTAGACGACCGCATATTTTTATAACAAAGTTTTTAATACAATTTTTCTATGAGCTTCTTCGGCTTTTTCTAAATTAACACCAAATTTTTGCAAATGACTTACTACTTTTTGAACCCTTTTATAATTTCCACAAAAATTAGAAACGCCCTTGGGTAAACCAACAAATAAATAAATCTCACGCCAAACTAATTTCCTATCCATAAATTTTTTTACAGAATTTCTTGTAATTTTCCAAATTTCTCCATTTATTCCAAAACGCCAATATAACCAAAGCTGTAAAAAATGTAACACGTCTTCAAATTCTTCGTGAATTCCTTTTTTATTAAATTTTATAATTTCCGTAATTAACTCTCGAACTTCCAAAAGAAGTTCTAAAAAAGTAATCTTTTCTCCATTAGAATATTCTTTAATATATTCACCAATATTCATTTAGATTTTTTTAATTAACTAACGATTTTCTGTGCTGAGGTGCATTGATCATTCCGCACTTTTTCCATTTATATACTTCACCTGTAGCCGGGTTGATAGCTCCGCAAGGACACGGATCGTTCCGACCAATGTTGTTCACTGGATCAGTTTGGGCGCTTTTGGCATCTTCGCTCGGCTCTTCATGACTCGTGATTAAAGTTTGTTTCGGGGTACTTTCTTCAGCTTTTATATTTATAATATTATCGGTTTTTATATTATTTATAAGCGAGGAAACTTGATCCTTAAAAGCTATTTCCATTTCCTTAAACATAGCAAGACCGTCTTTTTTATATTCCACGATAGGCTCTCGCTGCCCGTAAGCCCGCAAATTTACCGACGAACGCAAATAATCCATCGCTTCCAAATGCTCCATCCAAAGCGTGTCATTTACATAAAAAGCAATCCTTCTGACAGTTTCAAAAAACGCCTCCTCACCAAGTTTTTTTCTTTTCTCCTCTAAAACTTTAGCAAAGCTTTCCCTGGTCATCGCAATATCATAAAGCAAAGCTTCAATTTCTGTCCTATCCGCTCGCAACATTTTTTGCCTTCTTTCGTAAATTATTTTGCGTTGATGATTCATCACATCATCATATTCAAGGGTGTTTTTTCTGGCATCAAAATGAAAACCTTCAATTTTTGCCTGAGCTCCTTCCAAGGTTTTACTGATAAAACGATTTTCTATAGGCTGATCTTCGGAGATGCCAAAACGTCCCATCATTGTTTTTATTTTTTCCGAACCAAACACTCGCATCAAGTCGTCATCCAATGAAACGTAAAACTGCGTTTCTCCCGGATCGCCCTGCCTTCCAGCTCGTCCTCGTAGCTGGTTATCGATTCTCCTTGCTTCATGCCTCTCTGTGCCTAAAACGAAAAGTCCTCCAACACTTTTAACAAATTCATATTCTCCGGGAACCAAAGGATTGCCTCCGAGTTTTATGTCTATTCCGCGTCCAGCCATATTTGTAGCGATGGTTACTGCCCCCCGACGTCCCGCTTGCGCAATTATTTCACCTTCTTTTTCATGATTTTTGGCATTTAATATCGTATGTTGCACGCCTTCTTGTTTGAGATACACGGAAAGAAGTTCATTTTTTTCAATAGAGATGGTGCCGATCAAAACCGGAGTTCCTTTTGAATTCAATTCTTTTACTTTCCTGGCGATAGCTTGAAATTTTCCTTTTTCTGTTTGAAAAATTAAATCACTATGATCGATACGAATGACGGGCATATTGGTCGGGATTACAATAACATCAAGCCCATAAACTTTTAAAAATTCTTCTGCGGAAGTGGCTGCTGTTCCGGTCATACCGGAAAGTTTTTTATAAAATCTAAAATAATTTTGAAAAGTAATAGAACCGGATGATCGAGTCTCTTTTTCAATTTTTACTCCCTCTTTCGCTTCTATCGCTTGATGAATACCTTCACTCCAACGCCTGCCCGGCTGAAGACGCCCGGTAAAAGGATCCACGATGATAACTTCCCCTTCCTTCACGACGTAATCTTTGTCGCGTTCAAAAATAGCTTGCGCTTTTACGGCAGTTTCCAAATGATGCACATATTTTATACCCTTTTCTGTGTAAATATTTTCAATACCTAAAAGTTGTTCAGCTTTTGTTATACCAGCATCAGAGAGAGATATCGCTTTTAGCTTCTCATCTACCTCATAATCCAGATCGCGCTTGAGTTGTTTTGCAATGTTAAAAAATTTTATATAAAAATCTTCAGAATCTCCAGAAGCAGAAGAAATAATAAGAGGGGTGCGAGCTTCATCAATTAAAATAGAATCCACCTCGTCCACAATGGCAAAATTGTGTCCTCTTTGCACGAGATCATTTACACTCGTAGCTAAATTATCTCGTAAATAGTCAAAACCATATTCATGATTTGTGCCATAAGTTACATCTGCCTCATAGGCCTCTCTGCGGGAACAAGGTTTCAAAAAATCATAAACAATTTTAAATTCTCCGACTGAGTCTCTCTCTAAATCCTCTTCTTTGTGCGTGGCGTCATAAAGAAAAGAAACATTTTGTGAATTAATAACTCCGACGCTTAATCCTAAAAAATTATAAACTTGACCCATCAATACCGCGCCTATCCTAGAAAGATAATCATTGACTGTGACAATGTGCACCCCCTCGGATGTAAGCGCATTTAAATATGCAGGAAGAACCGCAACAAAAGTTTTTCCTTCTCCCGTTTTCATTTCAGCAATTTTACCTTCATGTAATGCCAAACCTCCGACAAGCTGAACATCAAAAAGACGTTTATTATCTACTCTTCTCAACGCTTCCCTCACGAGAGCAAAAGCTTCTGGTAATATTTCGTTTAAAGTTTCTGCTTTATTACTAGAATTGTTTAATTTATCCTTGAATTCCAGAGTTTTTTTAGGAAAAGCGTCATCTGTTAAGACCGAAATATCCGCCTCTAAAACATTGATTTTGGACACTATTTTTTCCGTATCTTTTATGAATTTAGAGCTTTCGTCTCCAAATATTTTACTATATAAACTCATATATATATACTAGCATAAAATGAAAAATCCTCCGAACGGAGGATTTTTCTAAGAAATCCCGACCTATGTCGGGATCCCGACTTTGGTCGGGACTATGCTCGCTTCTTTGTAGTCTTTTTTGCTGCCTTCTTTGCTTTCTTTTTTGCTGCCATATTATTTGTCGCTTACGCGAAATTATTTTTTTAATTTTAGTTTGCAATAAACCGACCGAAAATATTTATTGCTTCGAACTACATTAATTATCTCGCATAATAAAAAATTAAACAATACTTTTTTCACAAAACTGTGGATAACTTTTTTAAAAAGAAAAATGAAAAAGTTTTTAGAATGCATTGCGCAGGCGGACGCGCCGAGCATAGCAAATTTTTAGCAAAAAATTATGTGCGCATTATAAAAATTGTTTTCATTTTTCTTTTTTACAAAAAAAAATTATTTTCATTTGAAGCGGGTGATGGCTAACCTCCAACATATGTGCCTATGTGAGTGCGATCACCCGCTACAGATAAAAATAATTTAAATATATTGTATCACAAAGTTCGGGCCGCTGGGAATCGAACCCAGTCTACATCCTCCCGAAGGATGCGTACGACCGGTATACTACGGCCCGATTTATGCCTTTCTTTCTAAGGCTCTTTCTAAAATATGCTCTATGACAGTGTGCGGTTCGGCGCCGACATATCCACAAACTTGAGAGAAATGCGAATCTGGTTTTAAATCAGGTATTCCGGTAATTTGCAAAAGATAAATCTTGCTCTTGGAATTCAAAACAAAATCCATTTTTAGATAGTGGCCTCCGCCAATATTTTTATGCAAATCTTTCACTAAAGCATTCAATCTTTCTTTTTCAGCATCGGAAAAGGAACCAAAAGAGTTTCCAAGTGGAAAAATATAAATTTCCTGTCCGCGGAATCCTGGAACAG
This window encodes:
- the secA gene encoding preprotein translocase subunit SecA encodes the protein MSLYSKIFGDESSKFIKDTEKIVSKINVLEADISVLTDDAFPKKTLEFKDKLNNSSNKAETLNEILPEAFALVREALRRVDNKRLFDVQLVGGLALHEGKIAEMKTGEGKTFVAVLPAYLNALTSEGVHIVTVNDYLSRIGAVLMGQVYNFLGLSVGVINSQNVSFLYDATHKEEDLERDSVGEFKIVYDFLKPCSRREAYEADVTYGTNHEYGFDYLRDNLATSVNDLVQRGHNFAIVDEVDSILIDEARTPLIISSASGDSEDFYIKFFNIAKQLKRDLDYEVDEKLKAISLSDAGITKAEQLLGIENIYTEKGIKYVHHLETAVKAQAIFERDKDYVVKEGEVIIVDPFTGRLQPGRRWSEGIHQAIEAKEGVKIEKETRSSGSITFQNYFRFYKKLSGMTGTAATSAEEFLKVYGLDVIVIPTNMPVIRIDHSDLIFQTEKGKFQAIARKVKELNSKGTPVLIGTISIEKNELLSVYLKQEGVQHTILNAKNHEKEGEIIAQAGRRGAVTIATNMAGRGIDIKLGGNPLVPGEYEFVKSVGGLFVLGTERHEARRIDNQLRGRAGRQGDPGETQFYVSLDDDLMRVFGSEKIKTMMGRFGISEDQPIENRFISKTLEGAQAKIEGFHFDARKNTLEYDDVMNHQRKIIYERRQKMLRADRTEIEALLYDIAMTRESFAKVLEEKRKKLGEEAFFETVRRIAFYVNDTLWMEHLEAMDYLRSSVNLRAYGQREPIVEYKKDGLAMFKEMEIAFKDQVSSLINNIKTDNIINIKAEESTPKQTLITSHEEPSEDAKSAQTDPVNNIGRNDPCPCGAINPATGEVYKWKKCGMINAPQHRKSLVN
- a CDS encoding UDP-N-acetylmuramoyl-L-alanyl-D-glutamate--2,6-diaminopimelate ligase, which gives rise to MQNIVKNLKLKRRGIALLAGMHFYGNPSKKMKIAGVTGTNGKTTTATLLYKIAIGLGYKAGLISTVENIINGDVVLSEEGRPVPGTTPDPINLYKLLNKMSEKGCEYVFMEVSSHALDQKRVAGINFAGGIFTNLTHDHLDYHKNFENYFGAKKKFFKMLPLHAFALSNTDDEYGERMLEEIKTGKVSYGFKGGEDFHGEISKIDFSGSVLNFNGIEVSSKLLGKFNAYNLLSVWSASELLGFDMDKVKKILENIEPPRGRFEHFVSPNGVSVIVDYAHTPDALEKILMAIKEIKPKEGKVISIFGCGGDRDSTKRRIMGHIGATLSDIAIFTSDNPRSEDPDKIIEQMKECLSPELLEKVKTITNRHEAIKEAVRIAKVGDIILSAGKGHEDYQEIKGIKHHFDDMEELKKAFQ
- a CDS encoding DUF1653 domain-containing protein, coding for MKNLEIGGIYEHYKGTKVRVLFEAVHSENQEHLVIYMHLEDGGIWARPKHMFLENIVLDGKEIERFKKIEQEILIKPK